TGCCTCATGAACATTCGGGTCGAACGGTTGTCCTATCGTTTCTATAGGTAGCAAACCTCGTGCCATGAGTGTATCTTTCAATTGAGAAAAGACCATACGAATGCCCGAAGCAAAGGCATCCTCTGGGTCTGGTATATGTTGTAAAGCCCTTTCAAAGTTATCTAAAACAGGGAGTAAGTCTTTAATAAGGTGTTCTGTGGCTGTTTCGCGGATTTCTTTGATTTCCCGTGTAGTCCGTTTTCGATAATTGTCATATTCTGCACAAATACGGAGATAACGGTCTTTTAATTCTTCTAATTCTTTTGTTTTTTCTTCGAATAGTTTAGAAATTTCGTCCAAAGAGTTCGATTTTGAAACAGTTTCTTCTTCAACAGGTTCCTCCGATGATGGAGGAACGATAGATGCCCGTCTGATGATTTCAGAATCGGACGCAGTGCTTTCTTTGTCTTGTTCAAATTTTTTCTCTAATTCTGATTTCCCGTTTTCCATATATAAAATCACCACTCCTTTGCTTATAATTATTATTTCAATCTAAATATTTTTTAATTAATAATTACTTAACGCCACAGTCGGGATAACATTTTGCCTACCATTCCCGCTGTGTAATCTACAATGGAAGAGAGCCTTTCATAAGGCATTCGTTTGGGTCCCAGAATGCCAATGAAACCTGCAGGCTCCTCCTGTTCCTCTAACCGATAAGGAGATGCAATAATTCCAAATTCATTAATATTATTCATCATCGTTTCTGAACCGATTAGTACGGTTCTTTTTTGGTTTTCTGAACGAGCTAACGATTCTCTTAACGCTTTTACTAAGGGAGAGGGGTCTTCCATGATACCGATAATACTTCTTACCTTTGTTGACTCCTGAAATTCAGGCTGGTCAAACAAATTATTAGTTCCATCTAAAAACATCTGATTGGCTGGAGGTTCCACCTGTGTCAGAATTTTCAATGCTAATTCAACTAATTTTCTTCGTTCATCGAAGAATTTTCTTAAACTTTCACGAACAACAGGATAAATATTATCTATTGAAACATTCAATAAGGATTCGTTTAAGAATTTATTCAGCGATTCTAAAAGTTGTGTAGACACTGTACTGTCCAGAATAACAGAAGAAGTGTGAACACATCCAAAACTATCTACTATCAAGATAGCCACTTGTCGTTCTAATAGAGGTACTAATTCTACATGACGGATGACTGCGGTACTTTCAGCTGGAAGTTCTGCCAAACCCGCCTGATGACTTGCCAAAGCCAATAAATGGCTTGTCTGGCGAAGAATCTGGTCTGCAGAGTCCATTTTTTTTGTTAATTCCTGTTTGATGTGTTCACGCTCTGCTAATGTTAACTCCTGAACCTTCATCAAGTGTGTAACGTAGTATTTATAACCCATATCTGTAGGAACTCTACCGGAACTTGTATGAACCTGTGTAAGATAACCCATCTCCTCCAAGTCTGCCATTACATTGCGAATTGTTGCCGGGCTCAAATTTAAGCCTAATTTCTTTACAACAGTTCTGGAGCCTACCGGTTCCGCTGTTGTAATGTATATATGCACAACGGCTTCTAAAACAGTTCGTTCTCGTTCATTTAATGGAGGAAATTTTGTATTCATAACAATACACCTTTTAGCACTCACTAAGGTAGAATGCTAATAATAGTTTATCATATATCTTAACGACTGTCAAAATAATTTCGTTGGCAACGCCTAATTTTGACCAGATATAAATATATAAATTGATTTGTTTCTTATAGATTAAAAGTAGTAATTTATTATCATATCTTCTGAAAGATAAACTAATAAAAGGATACGAAAGGATATATATAATGAAAAGGCGTAGTTTTTTAAAATTAGCGGTCGGGGCCCCATTAATTGTTAAATCCTCTGTGATAAGAGCCCAGGGTATTCCTCCTTCAGAACAGGTAATTATTGGTGTTATAGGTATTGGTGGCCGTTCCCATGAACTCATACATACTCTGTTTAATATTCCTGCTGCACGCATTGTTGCTGCATGCGATTGTTTCAAACCAAGAATTGATTCTGCAATGAGCTCAGTAGGAGAGAAGAATGGCTGGCATGCTTATACAAATCCATTAGAGATGTTAGATAAAGAAAAATTGGACGGTGTTGTGGTCTCTACGACTACACATTCGCGTGCTTGGATTTCTGCTCATGCTATGGTGCGAGGTATGGATGTGTATATGGAAAAACCTATGGCGTTGACTGTAGAGGAAGGGCGGACACTTGTAAAAATGGCACGAAAATATAAACGCGTTACACAAGTGGGGACCCAGCAACGGTCTATCCCTTTGAATAACTGGGCAAGTGACCTTGTGAAAAAGGGTGCTATTGGTAAATTAAAGAAAGTCATATCTGCCAATTTTGTAAGTCCGTTACGCTGGAATGAGAATACACAATATCCGGAGTCCCCCTATACAAATGAGCCATGGTGGGATTTATGGACGAATCAGGCTGTCTTTCGGCCCTATCATGAAGATTTACATCGTGGCTGGGCGAAATGGTGGGATTATGATGGAGGAGGGACCTCTTTTGGCGTTACAGGTTGGGGTGCTCATGCGTATGACCAGATTCAAAGAGGATTAGGAACGGATACAACAGGACCTATGGAGATAATACTTGAAGAACCTGTTAAAGAACTTCCTGCGGGCTTGTTTGAAGAGCGTGAAATTAAACCGGAAGAGACAGGGGCTTCTTATTATCCTATGACCAAAGGGATAGTAGGTCCCCGTGCTAAGGTTCGTATGCGGTATGAAAATGGTGTGGAATTGGAATTGTATTATGATTCGGACAGAGGTCCCGGGTTAGGATGCATTTTTATGGGTGAAAATGGAAGTATTGAAATCAATCGTGATGCTGTTTCATCAAATCCACCTGAAATATTACAACGCTCCGATAGGCCGCAAAAATTATCTGTGCCAGAAACACAGCCACATCTTGAAGATTGGATTCAGGCTATTAAAACACGGAAGCAATGTCATGCAGATATTGAGATTGGACATCGCAGCAATACGCTGTGTATTCTTGTGAACATTGCTCGGGATTTGGGCAAAGTAGGCGAGATATTAAAATGGAACCCAAAGAAAGAGCAGTTCGAAAATTGTGATGAAGGAAATGCTATGCTCTCTCGTCCCCGTCGCAAGGGCTATGAGTTACCTGTATAAAAGAACATCTTTTGAAAAGGAGTTTATCAATGTATATATTACTTATGATGGCATTACTTTTTCAGAATTTTATATCTGCTCCCGATACCCCTAAGGAAGGAGGTTTTGTTTCTATCTTTGATGGGAAAACATTGAAAGGATGGGAGGGACTTGAAGGTTGGTGGTGGGTTGAGGATGGAGCCATAACAAGTAAGAGTACAACGCAAAAGCCCTGTGAAAAAGCGCATTATCTTTACTGGATGGGAGGGCAGC
This Candidatus Hydrogenedens sp. DNA region includes the following protein-coding sequences:
- the grpE gene encoding nucleotide exchange factor GrpE, translated to MENGKSELEKKFEQDKESTASDSEIIRRASIVPPSSEEPVEEETVSKSNSLDEISKLFEEKTKELEELKDRYLRICAEYDNYRKRTTREIKEIRETATEHLIKDLLPVLDNFERALQHIPDPEDAFASGIRMVFSQLKDTLMARGLLPIETIGQPFDPNVHEALAQIESEQSEGTVVQEYQKGYLLGKRVLRPAKVVVSKLPEQTANNNEENKQQ
- the hrcA gene encoding heat-inducible transcriptional repressor HrcA, translating into MNTKFPPLNERERTVLEAVVHIYITTAEPVGSRTVVKKLGLNLSPATIRNVMADLEEMGYLTQVHTSSGRVPTDMGYKYYVTHLMKVQELTLAEREHIKQELTKKMDSADQILRQTSHLLALASHQAGLAELPAESTAVIRHVELVPLLERQVAILIVDSFGCVHTSSVILDSTVSTQLLESLNKFLNESLLNVSIDNIYPVVRESLRKFFDERRKLVELALKILTQVEPPANQMFLDGTNNLFDQPEFQESTKVRSIIGIMEDPSPLVKALRESLARSENQKRTVLIGSETMMNNINEFGIIASPYRLEEQEEPAGFIGILGPKRMPYERLSSIVDYTAGMVGKMLSRLWR
- a CDS encoding Gfo/Idh/MocA family oxidoreductase; its protein translation is MKRRSFLKLAVGAPLIVKSSVIRAQGIPPSEQVIIGVIGIGGRSHELIHTLFNIPAARIVAACDCFKPRIDSAMSSVGEKNGWHAYTNPLEMLDKEKLDGVVVSTTTHSRAWISAHAMVRGMDVYMEKPMALTVEEGRTLVKMARKYKRVTQVGTQQRSIPLNNWASDLVKKGAIGKLKKVISANFVSPLRWNENTQYPESPYTNEPWWDLWTNQAVFRPYHEDLHRGWAKWWDYDGGGTSFGVTGWGAHAYDQIQRGLGTDTTGPMEIILEEPVKELPAGLFEEREIKPEETGASYYPMTKGIVGPRAKVRMRYENGVELELYYDSDRGPGLGCIFMGENGSIEINRDAVSSNPPEILQRSDRPQKLSVPETQPHLEDWIQAIKTRKQCHADIEIGHRSNTLCILVNIARDLGKVGEILKWNPKKEQFENCDEGNAMLSRPRRKGYELPV